From Nicotiana tabacum cultivar K326 chromosome 22, ASM71507v2, whole genome shotgun sequence, one genomic window encodes:
- the LOC107823690 gene encoding NAP1-related protein 2, which yields MGADKGKKQKVDEENNNVIDEKLIFSIEKLQEIQDELEKINEKASDEVLEVEQKYNEIRKPVYDKRNDVISSISDFWLTAFLSHPVLGNLLTEEDQKIFKFVSSIEVEDSKDVKSGHSITFNFKPNPYFENSKLSKTYTFLEDGPTKITATTIKWKEGMGIPNGVADKKKGNKRSHAEESFFTWFSEVNQKGDVDDDENEILDIQDDEVAEIIKDDLWPNPLNYFDHEPDEEDIEGDEGKDSGGSEEEEEEEDDEDEEDE from the exons ATGGGGGCAGACAAAGGGAAGAAGCAGAAAGTGGATGAGGAAAACAACAATGTTATTGATGAAAAGCTCATTTTTTCCATTGAAAAATTGCAAGAGATACAAGACGAGCTCGAGAag ATCAATGAAAAAGCAAGCGACGAAGTGTTGGAAGTAGAACAGAAGTACAACGAGATCCGCAAGCCTGTCTACGATAAGCGAAATGATGTCATTAGCTCTATTTCTGACTTCTGGTTGACTGCT TTTTTGAGTCATCCTGTTCTTGGTAACCTTCTCACTGAAGAGGACCAAAAG ATTTTCAAATTTGTAAGTTCTATTGAAGTGGAAGACTCAAAGGATGTGAAATCGGGTCATTCAATCACGTTT AACTTTAAGCCCAATCCTTATTTTGAAAATTCAAAGCTCTCAAAGACGTATACCTTCCTTGAAGATGGACCTACAAAAATTACAGCTAcaacaataaaatggaaagaaggCATG GGCATTCCTAATGGAGTTGCTGACAAGAAGAAAGGAAACAAGCGGTCCCACGCTGAAGAAAG TTTCTTTACATGGTTCAGTGAAGTCAATCAAAAAGGTGATGTGGATGATGACGAAAATGAGATTCTGGACATTCAGGATGATGAG GTTGCTGAAATAATCAAGGATGACTTGTGGCCTAACCCTCTCAATTATTTTGACCAT GAGCCTGATGAAGAAGATATTGAAGGCGATGAG GGAAAGGACAGCGGAGGctctgaagaggaagaagaagaggaagatgatgaagatgaagaagacgaATGA